From Punica granatum isolate Tunisia-2019 chromosome 1, ASM765513v2, whole genome shotgun sequence:
AAAAGTGTTGTTTGAATTAATTTGGGTTTATTGCAATTACGAACAGCTTATGAAGAATGCATGGATTGCAATATTTTCCGAAGgagaggagaaggagaaggcccACAAGGTAGCCATCGAGGCCGTAGAGAGGATCGAAGAGCAACTCAAGGGCAAGCGATTCTTTGGTGGAGATGACATCGGGTACTTGGACTTAGCCGTGGGTTGGGTCTCTCATATGCTGCCCGTTTGGGACGAAATGGGTTCCACCAATATTTTGGACCCTTTGAGGTTCCCTTCGACCACTTCATGGATCACAAATTTCTTGGGTCACCCCTTGATTAGGGACAACTTGCCTCCTAGAGACAGGATGTGGGACTATTTCCACCGCAAGAGAGAACAGATCATGGCCTCCAGGGCTAGCGATTAGTCTTCATTTTTGCCTCGGCAGCATGGGCTCGTATAGGTGCTCAATGATAAGTAATAAACATACTCGTGCAGATGCATCTGCAATCGTAGTGTGACATTTGATTGTTGCAGTTTGGAACTTATCACAGTTTGTTTATGGGGATTGACATATCCTTTATGGTGTACGGTTGCATATTGTGTTATTATGAGTGTTGTTGATGAGAACACTTCACCCGATGTACACAAACATGAAAACGAATGCAGCGAACACCGACAAACACGAAGGAAGGGGAATGCTTTGAGGCATGATCAACGCTTTCCGTAGAGAATTATCTGCCCCCACACGTAGTTGCTAGAGGGCTTTGACAGAGATCCTCTCGGAATACAACGAAACCTTAGAATTCTCGATTAGTAAAGTCGAAGAATTCATGAACTCTCACTCGttttttacttcttttttttttttctttctggaAATTGTTGTTAATGATACTATCTGAATTAGGGAACAAAAAGCCCCTTTTATTGTGTCCAATGAGCAGGAATCGAAGAGATG
This genomic window contains:
- the LOC116202980 gene encoding probable glutathione S-transferase, yielding MAREEETRVKLLGLWVSPFVRRVEWALKLKGVSYDYVEEDIVNKSPLLLELNPIHQKVPVMVHNGKVICESFVLLEYIDETWKHRPLLPQDPYDRATARFWALFVEEKLMKNAWIAIFSEGEEKEKAHKVAIEAVERIEEQLKGKRFFGGDDIGYLDLAVGWVSHMLPVWDEMGSTNILDPLRFPSTTSWITNFLGHPLIRDNLPPRDRMWDYFHRKREQIMASRASD